A single region of the Acidithiobacillus acidisediminis genome encodes:
- a CDS encoding nucleotide exchange factor GrpE has protein sequence MSDEIEQDSQATEAMAEEGKNAEDTDWQAEAEKFRNEYLRSLADMENLRKRMEKQMDDARNYAVERFARELLPVVDSLEMALATPSGDDDAMVQFRQGIENTLHLFSGALSKAGVREVEVENGRFDPNLHQAIAMVEQDGEANRILAVHQKGYLIHDRLLRPSMVSVSKAAKSQ, from the coding sequence ATGAGTGACGAAATAGAGCAGGATTCACAGGCTACGGAAGCTATGGCAGAAGAAGGTAAAAACGCTGAGGATACGGATTGGCAAGCTGAGGCGGAGAAATTTCGCAACGAGTATTTACGTTCGCTGGCCGACATGGAAAACCTGCGCAAGCGCATGGAAAAACAGATGGATGATGCCCGCAATTACGCCGTAGAGCGATTTGCCCGCGAGCTATTGCCAGTTGTTGATAGTCTGGAAATGGCGCTGGCGACGCCGAGTGGTGATGACGATGCGATGGTGCAGTTTCGGCAGGGTATCGAAAACACGTTGCATCTCTTCAGCGGCGCCCTGAGCAAGGCAGGGGTGCGTGAGGTGGAGGTTGAAAATGGGCGCTTTGATCCCAATCTGCATCAGGCGATCGCCATGGTCGAGCAGGACGGCGAGGCCAACCGCATCCTCGCGGTACACCAGAAAGGATATTTGATTCACGATCGTTTGTTGCGACCGAGCATGGTCTCGGTTTCCAAGGCCGCCAAGTCGCAATGA